Proteins co-encoded in one Erwinia sp. genomic window:
- the cydB gene encoding Cytochrome bd-I ubiquinol oxidase subunit 2 (ID:JIFNMEKO_00860;~source:Prodigal:2.6) translates to MITYELLRFVWWVLIGLLLIGFAITDGFDMGVGMLSRIIGRTDTDRRIMINSIAPHWDGNQVWLITAGGAIFAAWPTVYAAAFSGFYVAMILVLASLFFRPVGFDYRSKIEDMRWRGMWDWGIFIGSFVPPLVIGVAFGNLLQGVPFHMDEFSRLFYTGNFFQLLNPFALLAGVVSLTMILAQGATYLQMRTVGELALRARSAAQIASLVMLVCFVLAGVWVVYGIEGYVVTSVLDHNGPSNPALKTVAREAGAWMSNYHSYPVLWSIPVLGVVCPLLTILCSRLQRGAWAFLFSSLTMACVILTAGVAMFPFIMPSSTVPQLSLTMWDASSSLLTLKTMTVAAIIFVPIVLSYTIWCYYKMFGRITKEQIESNTHSLY, encoded by the coding sequence GCGATTCGTCTGGTGGGTGCTGATTGGCTTACTCTTGATTGGGTTTGCAATCACTGACGGCTTTGATATGGGTGTGGGGATGCTGTCGAGGATCATCGGACGCACCGATACCGATCGGCGCATTATGATCAACAGTATTGCTCCGCACTGGGATGGTAATCAGGTGTGGCTGATTACCGCAGGGGGAGCGATCTTTGCGGCCTGGCCCACTGTCTATGCCGCTGCGTTTTCAGGCTTTTACGTGGCGATGATTTTGGTTTTGGCTTCACTGTTCTTCCGTCCGGTCGGGTTTGATTATCGTTCTAAAATTGAGGATATGCGCTGGCGTGGTATGTGGGACTGGGGCATCTTTATCGGTAGCTTTGTGCCGCCGTTGGTTATTGGTGTAGCTTTCGGTAACCTGTTGCAAGGCGTTCCCTTCCATATGGATGAGTTCTCTCGTCTGTTTTACACCGGTAACTTCTTCCAATTGCTGAATCCGTTTGCGTTGCTGGCGGGTGTTGTCAGTCTGACAATGATCCTCGCACAAGGGGCTACCTACCTGCAGATGCGAACAGTAGGAGAGTTGGCGTTGCGGGCACGCAGCGCAGCACAAATTGCTTCTCTGGTGATGCTGGTTTGTTTCGTGCTTGCTGGTGTATGGGTGGTATACGGTATAGAAGGGTACGTCGTCACCTCAGTGCTTGATCACAATGGTCCATCTAACCCGGCATTAAAAACGGTAGCTCGCGAAGCCGGTGCATGGATGAGTAATTACCACAGTTATCCTGTGCTTTGGTCGATCCCGGTATTGGGCGTGGTATGTCCTTTGCTGACCATTCTGTGTTCCCGGTTGCAGAGAGGTGCGTGGGCGTTTCTCTTTTCATCACTGACGATGGCTTGCGTTATCCTGACTGCCGGAGTAGCGATGTTCCCATTTATTATGCCATCCAGCACCGTACCTCAGCTGAGTCTGACAATGTGGGATGCATCATCCAGTCTGCTGACACTGAAAACGATGACAGTGGCTGCGATCATTTTTGTGCCAATTGTGCTTAGTTATACAATCTGGTGTTACTACAAAATGTTCGGACGTATTACTAAAGAACAGATTGAAAGCAACACGCACTCTCTCTACTGA
- the cydX gene encoding Cytochrome bd-I ubiquinol oxidase subunit X (ID:JIFNMEKO_00861;~source:Prodigal:2.6), producing MWYFAWILGTLLACAFGIITALAIEQVERTEAEKEKQ from the coding sequence ATGTGGTACTTCGCCTGGATACTTGGCACATTGCTTGCCTGTGCCTTCGGCATTATTACTGCTCTGGCAATTGAGCAGGTAGAGCGCACTGAAGCTGAAAAAGAAAAACAGTGA
- a CDS encoding hypothetical protein (ID:JIFNMEKO_00862;~source:Prodigal:2.6) → MATLIRQLYQMMDKRPLRALSLVMALLLAGCMFWEPRRFAANSSDLAVWQGLLLMWAVCAGVIHGVGFRPQRLRWQAFFSPLPANCLLILGLFFFFL, encoded by the coding sequence ATGGCGACGTTAATTCGACAGTTATATCAAATGATGGATAAGCGCCCGCTGAGGGCGCTTTCACTGGTGATGGCTTTGTTACTCGCTGGATGTATGTTTTGGGAGCCACGTCGTTTCGCAGCTAACAGCAGTGATCTTGCTGTCTGGCAAGGCTTGTTATTGATGTGGGCTGTCTGCGCTGGAGTCATTCATGGTGTGGGATTTCGTCCGCAACGGTTACGTTGGCAAGCTTTCTTTTCTCCGCTCCCCGCAAACTGCCTGCTGATTTTGGGCTTGTTTTTTTTCTTCTTGTAA
- the ybgC gene encoding Acyl-CoA thioester hydrolase YbgC (ID:JIFNMEKO_00863;~source:Prodigal:2.6), whose translation MSTKLFKWPVRVYYEDTDAGGVVYHASYVAFYERARTEMLRHYHFNQQALLGQQIAFVVRRMTVDYLAAARLDDLLEVQSEVSEMSRTTMTFVQRIVNEQGRTLNEATVLIACINPSLMKPVALPESIVAEFK comes from the coding sequence GTGAGTACAAAGTTATTTAAATGGCCCGTAAGGGTTTATTATGAAGATACGGATGCGGGTGGAGTCGTCTATCATGCCAGTTACGTGGCGTTTTATGAGCGTGCACGTACTGAAATGTTGCGACATTACCATTTCAATCAGCAGGCCTTACTGGGTCAGCAAATCGCTTTTGTTGTGCGTCGTATGACCGTTGATTATCTTGCAGCTGCACGTCTTGATGACTTGCTTGAGGTGCAGAGTGAAGTGAGCGAAATGAGCAGAACGACCATGACGTTTGTGCAACGTATTGTTAATGAGCAGGGGCGAACACTAAATGAAGCTACTGTGTTGATCGCCTGTATCAATCCATCCCTGATGAAGCCTGTCGCGCTTCCAGAGTCAATTGTCGCGGAGTTTAAGTAG
- the tolQ gene encoding Protein TolQ (ID:JIFNMEKO_00864;~source:Prodigal:2.6): protein MTDMNILDLFLKASLLVKLIMLILIGFSIASWAIIIQRTRVLNTAQREAESFEDKFWSGVELSRLYQESQARRDELAGTEQIFYAGFKEFARLHRANSHAPAAVVEGAIRAMRISMNRELEALENNIPFLGTVGSISPYIGLFGTVWGIMHAFIALGAVKQATLQMVAPGIAEALIATAIGLFAAIPAVMAYNLLNQRVNKLEQNYDNFMEEFTAILHRQAFSIENNKQ from the coding sequence GTGACTGACATGAATATTCTTGATTTGTTCCTGAAGGCCAGCCTTCTGGTTAAACTTATCATGCTAATTTTGATTGGTTTTTCAATTGCATCCTGGGCAATTATTATTCAGAGAACCCGTGTTCTGAACACTGCCCAGCGTGAAGCTGAATCATTTGAAGACAAGTTTTGGTCCGGTGTTGAGCTTTCGCGGCTCTACCAGGAGAGTCAGGCCAGGCGTGACGAGTTGGCAGGAACGGAGCAAATTTTCTACGCGGGATTTAAAGAGTTTGCCCGGTTGCATCGGGCAAACAGCCACGCGCCGGCAGCTGTCGTTGAAGGTGCGATCAGGGCAATGCGAATCTCGATGAACCGTGAACTGGAAGCACTGGAAAATAATATCCCCTTCCTTGGCACCGTCGGCTCTATCAGTCCCTATATCGGGCTATTCGGTACTGTGTGGGGCATCATGCATGCTTTTATCGCACTAGGAGCGGTGAAGCAGGCAACATTACAGATGGTGGCTCCGGGGATTGCGGAAGCGTTGATTGCAACGGCCATTGGCTTGTTTGCGGCAATCCCTGCGGTAATGGCTTATAACCTTCTTAATCAGCGGGTTAATAAGCTCGAACAAAATTACGATAACTTTATGGAAGAGTTTACGGCTATTTTACATCGCCAGGCGTTCTCAATTGAGAACAACAAACAGTAA
- the tolR gene encoding Protein TolR (ID:JIFNMEKO_00865;~source:Prodigal:2.6), with protein sequence MARAGGRGRRDLKSEINIVPLLDVLLVLLLIFMATAPIITQSVEVNLPDATDSKTVATNDNPPVIVEVAGVGEYSLVVDRDRMSQLPPEQIIAEVQRRLQENPKTVFLIGGAKEVPYDEIIKALNLLHQAGVKSVGLMTQPI encoded by the coding sequence ATGGCCAGAGCAGGTGGTCGCGGGCGTCGCGACCTGAAATCTGAAATCAATATTGTCCCCTTACTCGATGTGTTGTTGGTGCTGTTGCTGATTTTTATGGCAACGGCTCCCATCATCACACAAAGTGTTGAAGTGAACTTACCCGATGCGACAGACTCCAAAACGGTCGCCACTAATGACAACCCCCCGGTGATTGTTGAAGTAGCCGGTGTTGGGGAATATAGCCTGGTGGTTGATCGTGATCGTATGTCGCAATTACCGCCAGAACAAATCATCGCTGAGGTTCAGCGTCGCCTTCAGGAAAATCCGAAAACGGTTTTCCTTATTGGGGGGGCAAAGGAAGTGCCTTATGATGAGATTATCAAGGCGTTGAACTTGCTTCATCAGGCTGGTGTAAAATCCGTTGGCTTAATGACGCAGCCGATCTAA
- the tolA gene encoding Protein TolA (ID:JIFNMEKO_00866;~source:Prodigal:2.6), which produces MSKVAEQNDKLKRAIVISVVLHILLIGILIWSSFDQHIDASSGGGGSDIDAVMVDPGVVVEQYNRQQNQQSDSQRAEEMRQRQARQQEEELKQKQAAELQRLKTLEKERIQAEQDARQQAAEQKKAQEAAAKAQQQQQQQQAEEAAAKAKAEAKAQQEAQQKAAEEAKQQAAEGAKAKQVAEAKAAAEAKAAEQAAKEKAAADEKAKAAAEAAKEKAMADAKAKAEAKAQAKAKAAEAAKQSNAVDDLLGGLTSQDNAPKPGKNSAAAGTGNQAKAGASGTAINSYLGQVQGAIQSKFYDADTFKGKTCALRIKLAPDGLLVSVVQVGGDPALCQAAINAARMARIPKPPSTDVYQAVKEATLDFKP; this is translated from the coding sequence GTGTCAAAGGTAGCAGAGCAGAACGATAAATTAAAACGCGCGATAGTCATATCGGTGGTCCTGCACATCCTTTTGATTGGTATATTGATATGGAGCTCATTTGATCAGCATATTGATGCCAGTAGCGGTGGTGGTGGTAGTGACATTGATGCGGTAATGGTTGATCCGGGTGTGGTAGTCGAGCAGTACAACCGCCAGCAGAATCAGCAAAGCGATAGCCAGCGTGCCGAAGAGATGCGACAAAGGCAAGCCCGGCAACAGGAAGAAGAGTTAAAGCAGAAGCAAGCGGCAGAACTTCAGCGTTTGAAAACGCTGGAAAAAGAACGCATCCAGGCGGAGCAGGATGCCCGTCAGCAGGCTGCTGAACAGAAAAAAGCGCAGGAAGCAGCAGCAAAAGCACAACAGCAACAGCAACAGCAACAGGCAGAGGAAGCTGCTGCCAAGGCTAAGGCAGAAGCAAAAGCGCAACAGGAAGCACAGCAGAAAGCCGCAGAGGAAGCGAAACAGCAAGCGGCAGAAGGGGCTAAAGCAAAACAAGTAGCAGAAGCTAAAGCTGCCGCAGAAGCTAAAGCGGCTGAGCAGGCCGCAAAAGAGAAAGCGGCAGCAGATGAGAAAGCGAAAGCTGCCGCTGAAGCGGCTAAAGAAAAAGCAATGGCAGATGCTAAAGCAAAAGCCGAAGCCAAAGCCCAGGCGAAAGCTAAAGCCGCAGAAGCCGCGAAACAGAGTAATGCTGTTGATGATCTGTTGGGCGGGTTAACCTCACAGGATAACGCCCCTAAACCTGGAAAAAATTCTGCAGCCGCAGGGACGGGGAATCAGGCGAAAGCGGGGGCTTCTGGTACAGCAATCAATAGTTATCTTGGTCAGGTGCAAGGTGCTATACAAAGTAAGTTCTATGATGCGGATACATTCAAAGGTAAAACCTGCGCTCTGCGCATCAAACTTGCTCCAGACGGTTTATTGGTTTCAGTTGTACAGGTAGGAGGCGATCCGGCATTGTGCCAGGCTGCAATTAATGCAGCGAGAATGGCTCGTATTCCTAAACCCCCTAGTACAGATGTTTATCAGGCAGTAAAAGAAGCGACACTGGATTTTAAACCTTAA
- the tolB_1 gene encoding Protein TolB (ID:JIFNMEKO_00867;~source:Prodigal:2.6), with translation MKLAFRVVVSLLMLFTAMAHAEVRIEITQGVNTARPIGVVPFQWMGSGAAPEDLGGIVAADLRNSGKFNPLDRTRLPQQPTTPSEVQPAAWTALGIDAVVVGQVQPGANGNYLVSYQLVDTSANPGTVLAQNQYKVNKQWLRYSAHTASDEVFEKLTGIKGAFRTRIAYVAQTNGGQFPYELRVSDYDGYNQFVVHRSPQPLMSPAWSKDGSKLAYVTFESGKSALVIQTLANGAIRQVASFPRHNGAPAFSPDGSKLAFALSKTGSLNLYVMDLASGQISQVTSGRYNSTEPSWFPDGQNLAYTSDQAGRPQIYKINVSGGTAQRLTWEGAQNQDADVSADGKSMVMISTNSGAQHVTRQDLETGAVQQLTDTFLDETPSMAPNGTMVIYSSTQGMGSVLQLVSTDGRFKARLPATDGQVKFPAWSPYL, from the coding sequence ATGAAGCTGGCATTTCGTGTTGTAGTGAGTCTGTTAATGCTGTTTACCGCGATGGCGCACGCGGAAGTGCGTATCGAAATTACTCAGGGTGTCAATACCGCACGTCCAATTGGTGTCGTTCCATTTCAGTGGATGGGGAGCGGTGCCGCTCCTGAAGATTTAGGGGGGATTGTGGCGGCAGACTTGCGTAACAGTGGCAAGTTTAATCCATTGGATCGCACACGTTTACCGCAGCAACCTACTACTCCTTCAGAGGTACAGCCAGCGGCCTGGACTGCACTGGGGATTGATGCGGTTGTGGTGGGGCAAGTGCAACCTGGTGCAAACGGCAATTACCTGGTTTCATATCAGTTAGTCGATACCTCTGCTAATCCTGGCACTGTACTTGCGCAGAACCAATATAAAGTCAATAAGCAGTGGCTGCGTTACTCTGCTCATACTGCCAGCGATGAAGTTTTTGAGAAGCTGACCGGAATTAAAGGTGCCTTCCGCACGCGTATTGCTTATGTCGCTCAGACTAACGGCGGTCAGTTTCCTTATGAGCTACGTGTCTCGGATTATGATGGCTACAATCAGTTTGTCGTCCACCGCTCACCGCAACCTCTGATGTCACCCGCCTGGTCTAAAGATGGCAGTAAACTGGCTTATGTGACTTTCGAAAGTGGTAAATCTGCACTGGTTATTCAGACGTTGGCCAACGGTGCTATTCGTCAGGTGGCTTCATTCCCACGTCATAATGGTGCCCCGGCATTTTCACCTGATGGTTCTAAACTGGCATTTGCGCTTTCTAAAACTGGCAGCCTGAATCTTTATGTGATGGACCTCGCCTCAGGACAGATCTCGCAGGTCACAAGCGGACGTTATAATAGCACTGAACCTTCCTGGTTCCCTGATGGGCAAAATCTGGCCTATACCTCTGACCAGGCAGGCAGACCACAAATTTATAAAATTAATGTTTCTGGTGGTACAGCACAGCGACTGACATGGGAAGGCGCCCAAAATCAGGATGCAGATGTGAGTGCTGACGGAAAATCGATGGTGATGATCAGTACCAACAGTGGTGCACAGCATGTCACCCGACAGGATCTGGAGACGGGGGCCGTTCAGCAGTTGACGGACACCTTCCTGGATGAAACGCCAAGCATGGCACCTAACGGCACGATGGTAATCTATAGCTCCACTCAGGGGATGGGTTCTGTATTGCAGCTTGTGTCAACAGATGGTCGTTTCAAAGCGCGTCTTCCGGCAACTGATGGTCAGGTAAAATTCCCTGCCTGGTCGCCGTATTTATAA
- the pal gene encoding Peptidoglycan-associated lipoprotein (ID:JIFNMEKO_00868;~source:Prodigal:2.6): protein MQLNKVLKGLMLALPVIAVAACSSHKNNNNDQSYGSGDGSSGVMTNGNYSSDEQARLQMQELQRNNIVYFGLDKYDIQSDFAQMLDAHATFLRNNPSYKVTVEGHADERGTPEYNIALGERRANAVKMYLQGKGVADDQVSIVSYGKEKPAVLGHDEAAYAKNRRAVLVY from the coding sequence ATGCAACTGAACAAAGTGCTGAAAGGTTTAATGCTGGCACTGCCAGTGATCGCTGTTGCGGCATGTAGCTCGCACAAAAACAATAATAACGACCAGTCTTATGGTTCAGGTGATGGTAGCTCTGGTGTTATGACCAACGGCAACTACTCATCTGATGAGCAGGCTCGTTTGCAGATGCAGGAATTGCAGAGAAATAACATTGTTTATTTCGGTCTGGACAAATACGATATCCAATCTGATTTTGCACAGATGCTTGATGCTCATGCGACATTCCTGCGCAATAACCCATCTTACAAAGTGACTGTTGAGGGGCATGCCGATGAGCGTGGTACGCCTGAATACAACATCGCACTGGGTGAGCGTCGTGCCAATGCAGTGAAAATGTACCTGCAGGGTAAAGGTGTGGCAGATGATCAGGTTTCTATCGTGTCATACGGTAAAGAAAAACCTGCTGTACTGGGACACGATGAGGCTGCTTATGCCAAAAACCGTCGTGCCGTTCTGGTCTACTAA
- the cpoB gene encoding Cell division coordinator CpoB (ID:JIFNMEKO_00869;~source:Prodigal:2.6), which produces MISNFRLATLTLSLLIGVAAPWAANAQAPISNVGGGSIDDRVTTLERISTAQAQLLQQVQQQLSDTQSDIDTLRGQIQENQYQLNQLTERQKNLYQQIDTLSSSAPAANSATPATGNSQSTATAAPAAAVSDSSTSAPVQSGDANTDYNTAVALVLEKKQNEQAISAFQAFVTKYPDSTYQPNANYWLGQLNYNKGKKDDAAFYFATVVKKYPKSPKSPDALYKVGIIMQEKGDTTKAKAVYQQVIRQYPESEAAKNAQKRLTGV; this is translated from the coding sequence ATGATTAGTAACTTCAGATTAGCAACATTGACTCTGTCGTTACTGATTGGCGTAGCGGCCCCCTGGGCCGCTAATGCCCAGGCTCCAATCAGTAACGTGGGCGGAGGCTCGATAGATGATCGGGTCACCACTCTAGAGCGTATTTCAACAGCACAGGCGCAGTTGCTTCAACAAGTACAACAGCAATTATCCGATACTCAGTCGGATATTGATACTTTGCGGGGGCAAATTCAGGAAAATCAATATCAATTAAATCAGTTGACTGAGAGACAAAAAAATCTTTATCAACAAATTGATACTCTGAGCAGTAGTGCGCCTGCAGCAAACAGTGCTACACCTGCAACCGGTAATTCACAGAGTACAGCCACTGCTGCCCCTGCCGCTGCGGTGTCAGATAGCAGCACCAGTGCACCAGTACAGAGTGGTGATGCCAATACTGATTATAATACTGCTGTTGCATTAGTGCTTGAAAAGAAACAGAACGAGCAAGCAATTTCTGCATTTCAGGCATTTGTTACTAAATACCCCGATTCCACTTACCAGCCTAACGCAAATTACTGGCTTGGACAGTTGAATTACAATAAGGGGAAAAAAGATGATGCAGCATTCTATTTCGCCACAGTAGTAAAAAAATACCCAAAATCGCCTAAAAGTCCGGATGCTTTATATAAAGTAGGTATCATCATGCAGGAAAAGGGGGATACCACCAAAGCGAAAGCGGTCTATCAACAGGTAATCAGGCAATATCCTGAAAGTGAAGCCGCGAAAAACGCGCAAAAACGTCTGACCGGGGTTTGA
- the ogt gene encoding Methylated-DNA--protein-cysteine methyltransferase, constitutive (ID:JIFNMEKO_00873;~source:Prodigal:2.6), producing MDYFFKMIASPVGELTLIASEEGIAAVLWENENPSRIRLKANELANDFPLLRDAEKQLGEYFTGQRTQFSLKLAPEGTVFQRSVWQVLQQIPYGETRSYQQVAALAGYPRAVRAVGAANGRNPLSILVPCHRVIGANGKLTGFAGGLETKAFLLDLESGRHCFHI from the coding sequence ATGGATTATTTTTTTAAAATGATCGCTTCTCCTGTGGGAGAGCTGACGTTGATTGCCAGTGAAGAGGGCATAGCTGCTGTATTGTGGGAAAATGAAAACCCTTCACGTATTCGGTTAAAAGCCAATGAACTGGCGAATGATTTTCCGTTATTACGTGATGCGGAAAAACAGTTAGGTGAATATTTCACAGGTCAGCGAACACAATTTTCGCTCAAACTCGCACCAGAAGGGACTGTTTTTCAGCGTTCAGTCTGGCAGGTACTGCAGCAAATCCCCTATGGCGAAACTCGTAGCTATCAGCAGGTTGCTGCGCTGGCCGGATACCCTCGTGCGGTCAGAGCAGTCGGGGCGGCCAATGGCAGGAATCCACTTTCAATTCTCGTGCCCTGCCATCGTGTAATCGGCGCCAACGGTAAACTGACCGGTTTTGCTGGTGGATTGGAGACGAAAGCTTTTTTACTCGACCTTGAATCTGGCCGTCACTGTTTTCACATCTGA
- the pnuC gene encoding Nicotinamide riboside transporter PnuC (ID:JIFNMEKO_00874;~source:Prodigal:2.6) has product MEFFSTNNLIVHIPLGSGGYDLSWIEAIGTLAGLLCIWLASREKIINYLFGIINVILFAVIFFQIQLYSSLLLQLFFLVANVYGWYAWSRQTEDNQRVLHIRWMTPAALIRWVLFALVAIALMTCFIDPVFAFLTKISITLINQFGFSLMMPDLQPDAFPFWDACLLVLSVIAMILMTRKYVENWILWVIINVISVMIFTRQGVYAMALEYTLLTLIALNGVRLWIKSAQKDN; this is encoded by the coding sequence ATGGAGTTTTTTAGCACAAATAATCTGATAGTTCACATTCCTCTTGGCTCTGGTGGTTATGACCTCTCATGGATCGAGGCTATCGGTACCCTGGCTGGGTTGCTCTGTATCTGGTTGGCCAGCAGAGAAAAAATAATTAACTATCTGTTTGGTATCATTAATGTCATTCTGTTTGCTGTTATCTTTTTTCAGATACAGCTCTATTCGAGCCTGCTTCTCCAGCTCTTCTTTCTGGTTGCTAATGTCTACGGTTGGTATGCATGGAGCCGTCAGACCGAAGATAACCAGCGCGTACTGCATATTCGCTGGATGACTCCTGCAGCATTGATTCGCTGGGTTTTGTTTGCGCTGGTGGCTATTGCCCTGATGACCTGTTTCATCGATCCTGTCTTTGCTTTCCTGACAAAGATTAGCATCACACTGATCAATCAATTTGGTTTTTCCCTGATGATGCCGGATTTGCAACCTGATGCGTTCCCATTCTGGGATGCCTGCCTGCTGGTACTGTCGGTGATCGCCATGATACTGATGACACGCAAGTATGTAGAAAACTGGATATTATGGGTGATAATTAATGTAATAAGCGTAATGATCTTTACCCGTCAGGGAGTCTATGCCATGGCATTGGAATATACCCTGTTAACACTGATTGCACTCAATGGTGTCCGTTTATGGATAAAAAGTGCGCAAAAAGACAATTGA
- the zitB gene encoding Zinc transporter ZitB (ID:JIFNMEKO_00875;~source:Prodigal:2.6): protein MAHSHSASRHNQNRLLAALLVTALFMLLEVASGLFSGSLALLADAGHMLTDAAALLMACLAVTFSRLGPDTKHTYGLLRLTTLAAFVNSLALLVITGVIIWEAIQRFSHPQPIAGKVMLAIAFAGLIANLVSLWLLRQGEGDKNLNVRATALHVSADLLGFVGAIAAALIIMFTGWTPIDPILSILVCLLILRSAWGLLKESLRELLEGVPVGIDIEQLTRSLKSALPEIRKLHHIHLWQVGEQPLITLHAEIDSAENHDLLLQQIHAFLYQHYNIQHATVQIESHPCEAQQCQLISSTPSHRH, encoded by the coding sequence ATGGCACATTCGCATTCGGCTTCCCGACACAACCAGAATCGTTTGCTGGCCGCTTTGCTGGTCACTGCCCTTTTCATGCTGCTGGAAGTAGCAAGTGGTTTATTCTCAGGTTCACTGGCACTACTGGCAGATGCAGGTCACATGCTAACTGATGCCGCTGCATTGTTGATGGCGTGCCTGGCCGTCACTTTTTCCCGCCTTGGACCAGATACAAAACACACATACGGGTTGCTACGATTGACTACTTTAGCGGCTTTCGTCAATTCACTGGCTTTACTGGTGATAACCGGGGTTATTATCTGGGAAGCCATCCAGCGCTTCAGTCATCCACAGCCCATCGCCGGAAAAGTAATGTTGGCGATCGCATTTGCCGGACTTATCGCCAACCTTGTTTCATTGTGGCTTCTGCGTCAGGGTGAAGGGGATAAAAATCTCAATGTCCGTGCGACAGCTTTGCACGTGTCAGCTGATTTACTGGGCTTTGTCGGCGCTATTGCAGCGGCGCTGATTATTATGTTCACAGGCTGGACACCTATCGATCCTATTTTATCCATATTGGTGTGCCTTCTGATTTTGCGTAGCGCATGGGGGCTGCTCAAAGAGAGTCTTCGCGAGTTACTTGAAGGAGTACCTGTTGGTATAGATATTGAACAACTCACACGCTCACTCAAGAGCGCACTGCCTGAAATCAGGAAGTTGCATCACATTCATTTATGGCAGGTAGGTGAACAACCACTGATTACCCTGCACGCAGAAATTGATAGTGCAGAAAATCATGATCTCCTGTTACAACAGATACATGCTTTTCTTTATCAGCATTACAATATTCAGCATGCCACTGTACAGATAGAGTCGCATCCGTGCGAGGCACAACAGTGTCAGCTTATCTCGTCCACTCCATCACATCGGCATTGA
- a CDS encoding hypothetical protein (ID:JIFNMEKO_00876;~source:Prodigal:2.6), which produces MNKFAVVLFTAAMTLGSSVAMANSNEDADAGAVAGSAKSNIAPNKVSNNNINTSDEAAAHKKQKHHKKSEAHKSETPAAAK; this is translated from the coding sequence ATGAATAAGTTCGCAGTGGTACTATTCACAGCCGCAATGACTCTTGGCAGCAGCGTAGCAATGGCAAACAGCAATGAAGATGCCGATGCAGGCGCAGTTGCCGGTAGCGCGAAATCAAACATCGCACCGAATAAAGTTAGCAACAATAATATTAACACATCTGACGAAGCGGCTGCGCATAAGAAACAGAAACACCACAAAAAATCTGAAGCTCACAAAAGCGAAACTCCTGCCGCAGCTAAATAA